The Aestuariibaculum lutulentum genome segment AAATCGTCTTCGCTATCATTGGCGCAGTTAAATAAGCAAATGAAAAAAAGAGATAATATTAAGGTAGATTGTTTCATAGTATAACGAGTTAAAATACACGACTTAGGTTAAATCCGAAATAAATGTTGCCATCGCTCCAATCTCCGGTACCTTGTCCTAAAAAGGTGTTGGTGTTCATACCTTGAGCATTGGTGAAGTGCATTTGAAAAACATGCCCTCCGGTTTCTAAATCGATACCTATGGATAGAGGATTTTTAAACGGAGAATTGTCGGCACGGTTTAAATGCCACCCATAATCAGCGTTTAAAGACCAGCGTTTACCTAGTTTATAACGACCACCAAATCCCAATGCAAATTGAGAATTATCCTGTTCGTCAATAGTTACGTAATTATCATGAAAGAAGGTAGGAGCTAGTTCTAAAGATAAATTGGTGTTCACTTTTCTGGATACCAATACTTGTGCAGTGTATCCCAGTCGATGTTTAAATTCTAAAAGCGGAAGGTTGTCTTTCTCCAGTCCTGTATTTATTAATATGGAATTGTATCCTACTATTGTAAGTGGAAAACCATTGTTTTCCTGTTTAATTAAAGTGTATTTTGCAGCAGCTTCATAAATTTTTTGAAACGAACTTCTGGAGACGCTCACATTTAAATCGTCGGTAATACCGAAAATGAAATTTAATCGGGTTACGGCATCATCCAGTCCGAAAAAGGTATCGATGCCATTTTCTAAGCTTCCAAACCGGTGTGCTACTACAAATGTAAATTCGCCTTTCGCAACCAGTTTAGTGGATTCAAAATTTACAATTTTAAGTCCTTTAAAAGCGGCCGTGGCGTATTGAGACGATTCATCAGTATCTATTTCGTCTAATAAATCATCCTGAGCGTAAACTAGTATAGGAATACAAAAAAGAAAAATAAGCAGGTGTTTCATGTATAAAGTAGTTTAGTTAATTATGTTTAAAAGTTTAATGCTTAAAAAAGCGCTTGGTTATGCTTGAATTGGATGTACTAAGTTTTAATAGATACATGCCTGAGGTTAAATTAGAAATATTGATTTTATTACCCAAATAGGGTGTGCTATTGATTTCTTTACCTAGAATATTGTAAATAGAAACCGTTTTTAAATCTAATCCATTTGGTATGTTCAAAGTCAATAAATCCTTAGCAGGGTTTGGCGATAAGGTGATGCTTTTTATGGAAAACTCTTTGTCACTTAAGGCTTCTTCAACAGTAATAGTTCCTCCCATTGTTTGTGTATGAACTCCACATATATAAGGATTAGTACCTACGACGGTAAAGGTATACTCGAAAACGTGATTTATTTCTGTAAATTCTTCGCTATCAAAAGATTCTGAGCTTCCTGGTTGACTTACAACGGAATGACGTAAGTTATCTGTCCAAGTCCATCTTACGGTTTCTCCAACTTTTATAGTTAAATTCAAGCTGGTACCAACAGAAGTGTCCCAGTTAAGGTCGTGAATGCTTTGTGCATGTATTCCACAAGCAGTTAATACAAAAAGGAGTAGAATTGTTTTCATGTGGTAGTTGTTTAATTAATTATTAATAACACTACACTGATCCAGTTTTACCTGTTCTAATAAATCGTCGAATCCAATACAACGTCCTTTAACTTTGACAATTGTATTTTTTTTTGGGGGAGGTTGAATACTATTACTAAACTGACAAAATACACTGTTGTTTAATGTCATGTCTGTTTGGTTTAAGTCGGTTATAATACCCGAAACCTCAATGGTTTTGTTTATATATTTAAGTTCTGATTGAGCAGGGGAAAGTATAAAGGCCTCATTAAGCGCAGAAGCTTCAATTACAAAATCGGCTGATTCTGTTTCAATATTTCTGTGATCTTGGTATATATAACTATAACCAAAATAAAGTGCAATAAGGAAAACGGCAAGTATATATATGTAATACCTTTTTTGCATTTTCTTTTAAATTTAGCAAAAAAAAACGACATTTAAAAGCAGAAAAAATACCTGCAACGTTTCGTATTCGTTTTTAAGATTGCTAATTATATTGATTTAGGCTTTCAAGAAAACACTTTTTATGTGTATTCCTTAAAAGCCTAAATAAAATTATTTACGAAGTTTATGAGGAAATTTAAGGGGTAACTGCGGTTAGTACAATGGTTCCTGCTTCAGTTACTTCACCAACCAAAACAGTGGTTTCTGCACTATACTCGTTGTAACCTTCTCTGGTTATTTTTAATGTGTATGTTCCTGCCTCAAGGCCCTGGAATAAGAAGTTCCCATCCATATCGGTCATGGTGTCGGTAATTTTAACAGCTTCAGCATTGTAAATTTCTACGGTAACGCCTTCCATAACCGTTTCAGTCTCTTCAATGGTTTCAACTACAGTACCACTTACAGACCCAGAATTAACTTCGGCATTGACTTTAATTACAGGTTTTAAATTGTACTTGCCAGTAATTCCTGATTCAACAATAGATTCACTTACCACCCAATCAAGAATAAAAGTGTAAGTGAAACCTCCTTCTAATACAGTGTTTAAATTTAATTTTAAACCAGATTGCATTGCGCTTGGTGTATCTAAAGGGATTAATGTGTCGTCACCTTCTAATTTAAGGGTGTTACCATCACCTAAAACAAGTCTGATTTGTTTCATCATTCCTGCCGGAATTAATTGATCAGTCAATAAAAGGCTATTGCCCGCGATAAGTTCTGTTAAATCAACTTCAATAGGATATGCTTCTGCAGGGGCAAAACTTTGCCAACCTGCTTCGCTATCGGTGGCATTATATTGAATATCTGTAATTACAACGTTGACTTCTTCGTAATCGCCAATTTCATCAACTAATTTTAATTGAACTCTTGAAGGGCTGTCATTTTTATCATCATTACAACTTTGAAAAAAGCCTAATGAGATAATAGAAATGCCAATAAATAAGTAGGTTTTTAATGTCTTTAAATTCATTTTTTTTGATTTAGGAATTATGTTAATTGTTGTATGAATATACAATAAGATACTTGTTTAAATTCCTATCCCGCCTTTTAAAAAAAATAAAAAATATTGATGATTTTAAAATTTTACAACTCGACCTGTGCGTTTTGTTGCTTAACAATATCGATGTAATCTTCAATAACAAATCCAGAAGGTTTAAATTTAGAACTTCGGTGTTTCGATTGTTCCTGGCGTTCGATACTTCTTGCAAAACGGCGTACACTGTCTTTCGTTTTTAGAATGATACCAGGAACAGGTACGTTTTTACCATTTTCGTCTTTGGCAACCATAGTAAAGTATGATGAGTTACAATGCTTTTTCTCTCCGGTTTGAATATTTTCACTTTCTACGCGAACACCTATAACCATAGAGGTTCTACCGGTAAAGTTTACAGATGCTTTTAGGGTTACCAGTTCACCAACTTCAATAGGGTTTAAAAAATCGACTTTATTAACAGATGCAGTTACACAGTAATTTCTGGAGTGTTTTGAAGCGCAGGCAAACGCAATTTGGTCCATTAAACTCAAAATAAAACCACCGTGTATTTTTCCACTAAAATTAGAATGCGATGGCAGCATTAATTGGGTTAAGGTAATTTGAGATTCTTCTATGGTTTTAAACATGAGTAATGACTTAATAATTAATTTTTAGGAGATTGAAATTCTAATATTTATCTAATATAATTATATCTCTTTGAGTTATTCTAAGCTTAAATTTATTTTTCGTGAGTTTTAAAATAATTAAGTTTTTTAAAATTATTTTCTCAGTAAAAATACTTAGGTCTTGAAAATACCGTAAATAAAAAACACCTGTGTAATACAGGTGTTCCTTATAATTTATTGAAGCTAAAAGATTTAATTATTCCTCTTCAGCACGTTTTAAAAGCTTTTCGTTTTGTTGTTTGGTTGCTTTAGCTCCAAGTTTTTTAAGGTTCTCTACACGTTTAACCAAATTACCTTTTCCGGTAAGTTTTACCATAGCACTTTCGTATGACTTTTGAACAGTTCCTATCTGGTTTCCGACTTTAATTAATTCGTCGGTAAGGTTGACAAACGAATCGTAAAGACGACCGGCTTGTGTAGCAATTTCAATGGCATTTTGCTGCTGCTTTTCGTTGTTCCACATCGTATCGATGGTTCTAAGGGTAGCCAAAAGGGTAGAAGGGGTTACAATAACAATATTCTTTTCAAAAGCTCTATTGTATATGCTGTTATCTTCGTTAACTACCACGGCAAAAGCAGGCTCTATCGGGATGAACATCAGTACGAAATCTGGCGACTCGATATCGTATAAATCCTGATAGTTTTTTTCTGAAAGTTGGTCGACATGCTTCTTAATGGAGTTGACATGCGCTTTTAAAAAATTAGATTTGTCTTCATCTTCAGCATTTACATAACGTTCGTAATCAACTAATGAAACTTTACTATCAATAATCATTTTCTTATTATCCGGCAGATGTAAAACCACATCGGGTAATACGCGAGCACCGGTATCTAAAGTGAAATTTTGCTGAACAAAATATTCACGATCTTTTTCTAATCCCGATTTTTCTAATACACGCTCCAATACCAATTCGCCCCAGTTTCCTTGCATCTTAC includes the following:
- a CDS encoding acyl-CoA thioesterase, translated to MFKTIEESQITLTQLMLPSHSNFSGKIHGGFILSLMDQIAFACASKHSRNYCVTASVNKVDFLNPIEVGELVTLKASVNFTGRTSMVIGVRVESENIQTGEKKHCNSSYFTMVAKDENGKNVPVPGIILKTKDSVRRFARSIERQEQSKHRSSKFKPSGFVIEDYIDIVKQQNAQVEL
- the rmuC gene encoding DNA recombination protein RmuC, coding for MNDNLILILAIVISAGIGAYIGMLINKLKGKSELSALTERNAILQQQFSDMKQASASELNKQTEMFNKQIIEFKETISKVEHEREDIRREKEFLNSELAIKNTEFENLKLKNEEQKSEVEKLQEKFTKEFENLANKILDEKSEKFTLQNKENLKHILNPLQEKIQGFEKKVEDSQKESISMHSALKEQLLGLKDLNQQMTKEATNLTRALKGDSKMQGNWGELVLERVLEKSGLEKDREYFVQQNFTLDTGARVLPDVVLHLPDNKKMIIDSKVSLVDYERYVNAEDEDKSNFLKAHVNSIKKHVDQLSEKNYQDLYDIESPDFVLMFIPIEPAFAVVVNEDNSIYNRAFEKNIVIVTPSTLLATLRTIDTMWNNEKQQQNAIEIATQAGRLYDSFVNLTDELIKVGNQIGTVQKSYESAMVKLTGKGNLVKRVENLKKLGAKATKQQNEKLLKRAEEE
- a CDS encoding DUF4382 domain-containing protein — protein: MNLKTLKTYLFIGISIISLGFFQSCNDDKNDSPSRVQLKLVDEIGDYEEVNVVITDIQYNATDSEAGWQSFAPAEAYPIEVDLTELIAGNSLLLTDQLIPAGMMKQIRLVLGDGNTLKLEGDDTLIPLDTPSAMQSGLKLNLNTVLEGGFTYTFILDWVVSESIVESGITGKYNLKPVIKVNAEVNSGSVSGTVVETIEETETVMEGVTVEIYNAEAVKITDTMTDMDGNFLFQGLEAGTYTLKITREGYNEYSAETTVLVGEVTEAGTIVLTAVTP
- a CDS encoding DUF5777 family beta-barrel protein, giving the protein MKHLLIFLFCIPILVYAQDDLLDEIDTDESSQYATAAFKGLKIVNFESTKLVAKGEFTFVVAHRFGSLENGIDTFFGLDDAVTRLNFIFGITDDLNVSVSRSSFQKIYEAAAKYTLIKQENNGFPLTIVGYNSILINTGLEKDNLPLLEFKHRLGYTAQVLVSRKVNTNLSLELAPTFFHDNYVTIDEQDNSQFALGFGGRYKLGKRWSLNADYGWHLNRADNSPFKNPLSIGIDLETGGHVFQMHFTNAQGMNTNTFLGQGTGDWSDGNIYFGFNLSRVF
- a CDS encoding T9SS type A sorting domain-containing protein, whose protein sequence is MKTILLLFVLTACGIHAQSIHDLNWDTSVGTSLNLTIKVGETVRWTWTDNLRHSVVSQPGSSESFDSEEFTEINHVFEYTFTVVGTNPYICGVHTQTMGGTITVEEALSDKEFSIKSITLSPNPAKDLLTLNIPNGLDLKTVSIYNILGKEINSTPYLGNKINISNLTSGMYLLKLSTSNSSITKRFFKH
- a CDS encoding OB-fold putative lipoprotein, which translates into the protein MQKRYYIYILAVFLIALYFGYSYIYQDHRNIETESADFVIEASALNEAFILSPAQSELKYINKTIEVSGIITDLNQTDMTLNNSVFCQFSNSIQPPPKKNTIVKVKGRCIGFDDLLEQVKLDQCSVINN